Proteins encoded together in one Benincasa hispida cultivar B227 chromosome 1, ASM972705v1, whole genome shotgun sequence window:
- the LOC120086296 gene encoding uncharacterized protein LOC120086296 produces MAMPPDRSNPLHNFSLPYLKWGSQRFLKCMKVSSNSSPSTLDHPSIQRQSKSYQFRARPINSKPVNFTKLSSPMNPNHSKQKPTNDRSSSIEIMREKIMLDIREESKRIKFSIADEGGEDESAAARPWNLRTRRAACKAPQEEKNPELGSSSTKAMMNKKEKNRTALFVSLSKEELEEDFAVLVGRLPRRPKKRPRAVQKQMDALFPGLLLTEITLDSYKVDDVPEA; encoded by the exons ATGGCTATGCCGCCTGATAGATCAAACCCACTTCACAACTTCTCCTTGCCGTATCTCAAATGGGGTTCTCAGAGATTCCTCAAGTGTATGAAGGTTTCTTCTAACTCCAGCCCTTCTACCCTTGATCATCCTTCTATTCAACGCCAATCGAAATCCTATCAATTCCGGGCCAGACCCATCAATTCTAAGCCCGTGAACTTCACCAAGCTTTCTTCTCCGATGAACCCAAATCATTCCAAACAGAAACCAACCAACGATCGAAGCAGTTCCATCGAAATCATGCGAGAGAAGATCATGCTCGATATTAGGGAGGAATCGAAGAGAATCAAGTTTTCAATTGCTGATGAAGGGGGCGAGGATGAATCCGCTGCGGCTCGGCCGTGGAATTTGAGGACTCGCAGAGCAGCATGTAAGGCTCCTCAAGAAGAGAAGAATCCGGAATTGGGTTCATCTTCAACCAAGGCTATGATGAACAAGAAGGAGAAGAATCGAACTGCGTTATTTGTCTCGTTGTCGAAAGAAGAGCTTGAAGAGGACTTTGCGGTGCTGGTTGGTAGACTACCGAGGAGACCAAAGAAGAGGCCAAGAGCTGTACAAAAGCAAATGGAT GCACTTTTTCCTGGGCTGCTACTGACTGAAATTACTCTAGATTCATATAAAGTTGATGATGTTCCTGAAGCTTGA
- the LOC120086289 gene encoding uncharacterized protein LOC120086289 yields the protein MCSTKCPPGISLSNDLVLSEILPIQPRESSEFEFCVSGCFEYESSSADELFFNGVIIPTQNHHRFVHSKRSHQHDSPILPSSLPPLPPVVATENSKKENTEELVHGVNSEFEKKTRSKSFWGFRRSNSVTYDSRKTSFCSLPLLSRSNSTGSVQNPKRTPLKDVKSHNPVLQKQHSVSEGNSKSSFFTSPFSNSAANSYSKLQKAQKKNQGGFYGKGNNLSVNPILNVPPPYITKETANIFGLSSFLRGGKEKKSRK from the coding sequence ATGTGTTCGACAAAATGCCCACCTGGGATTTCACTGTCAAATGATCTTGTCCTCTCAGAGATTTTGCCCATCCAGCCACGTGAATCTTCTgaatttgagttttgtgtcaGCGGATGCTTTGAGTATGAATCTTCTTCTGCTGATGAGCTCTTCTTCAATGGCGTCATCATTCCCACTCAGAATCATCACAGGTTTGTGCACAGTAAACGAAGCCATCAACATGACAGTCCAATTTTACCTTCCTCACTTCCTCCTCTTCCTCCTGTTGTAGCAACAGAGAATTCAAagaaagagaatacagaggaattAGTTCATGGGGTGAATTCTGAGTTTGAGAAGAAGACTCGGTCCAAATCTTTCTGGGGGTTTCGGAGGAGTAATAGTGTTACATATGACAGTAGAAAGACTTCATTTTGCTCGCTACCACTTTTATCAAGAAGCAATTCTACTGGTTCAGTGCAAAACCCAAAACGAACACCATTGAAGGATGTGAAAAGCCACAATCCTGTTCTGCAGAAACAACATTCAGTTTCAGAAGGCAATTCCAAATCCTCATTTTTTACATCTCCATTTTCAAACTCTGCTGCAAATTCATATTCCAAACTCCAAAAGGCTCAGAAGAAGAACCAGGGAGGGTTTTATGGGAAGGGGAACAATCTCTCTGTGAATCCCATTTTGAATGTACCACCTCCTTACATCACCAAAGAAACTGCAAACATCTTTGGGTTGAGTTCTTTTTTACGTGGAGgcaaagaaaagaagagcagaaagtaa